The DNA segment GGGCTGTGGATCAGTGATCTGTTTCCGAAGTTGGCAACGTGCGTTGACGATATGGCGTTCATCTATTCGATGCACAGCAAAACAGCGCTGCATGGTCCGGCATGCTTCATGATGAACACCGGTTTCGCTTTGCCCGGTTTTCCGAGCATGGGTTCGTGGGTGACTTATGGGCTGGGCAGCGAAGCGGATGACCTGCCAGCCTTTGTTGTGCTGCCCGATCCACGTGGGTTACCGCCGGGAGGAATCATCAACTGGGGCGCCGGCTTCCTACCAGCGGAACATCAGGCGACGACGCTCGATACATCGAATCCGACTCGACCGATCACTGATCTGTTCCCACCAAGAGACTTCGCAGCAGCGAATCCTGAAGCGGATCGTGCGGGACTTGCGTTTCTTGAGCAGCTCAACCGTATGCACATCGAATCTCGCACCGCCAACAGCGAACTCGACGCGCGAATCAAGGCGTATGAGATGGCCGCCCGATTGCAGCTGAGCGCGCCCGAAGTCACCGACCTGAGTAACGAGACAGCAGCAACACAACAGCTCTACGATATCGACCATCCCGAGACTGGTTCGTTTGGTCGGCAATGTCTGTTGGCTCGGCGATTGGTTCAGCGCGGTGTGCGGTTCGTACAGATTTATTGCGGTGCGGAAAACACCACGGCGAAAAAGATACGCCCGAACTGGGACAGCCACGAAGATGTTGTTCGCGATCACGGATACTGGGGCGCGGTGCTGGATACGGGAGCGTCGGCACTGTTGAACGATTTGAAGCAGCAGGGAATGCTCGACGAAACACTGGTGATTTGCACGACCGAATTCGGTCGTCAGCCCGGTGCTCAAGGCGGCCAGGGCAAAGGCCGTGACCATAACGCCGGAGCATTCACCGCATGGCTCGCCGGCGGTGGCATTCGAGGTGGATCCGGCTACGGAGCCACAGATGAACTCGGGTTCAAGGCCGTCCAGTCGCCGGCCTACAGCTACGATCTCCACGCAACAGCACTTCACCTGCTGGGCGTCGATCACACGCGTTTGACGTTTTATCACAACGGGATTGAGCGCCGCTTGACAGACGTTCATGGACATGTGATCAGAGAGATTCTGCGAGAAACATGAACATGAAAAGAAGAATGTCAAATCAGCGTTTGTCTGCCTTGCTCTTCGCAGTCATCTTGGCTTGTGAAGTGCAAGCAGTTGACTTCACGCAAGACATCGAACCAATCATTCAGGCTCATTGCATCGATTGTCATGGACCGGATGAACAAGAGAGTCTGTTCCGACTTGATCGCTTGGCAGACATGCTTTCCGGTGGGAACTCGGGCGAGCCTGCCGTGGTGCCAGGAAAACCAGACGAGAGTTTTCTGCTGAAGTTGATTCGGCACAAAGAAACCGGCAAGGAAATGCCGCCGGATGAATCATTATCGAAAGGCGAAATAGATTTAGTCGAACAATGGATCGCCGACGGAGCAACGACTCCGGAAAGCTACGGACCAGCAAAAAGGAAAGTCGATCTTTCGCACTGGGCGTTCCAGCCGGTAAAGCGTTCCCAAGCAAGTGGTATCGACAAGTTCGTTCACGACAAGTTGACAGACAACGATTTAACGCAATCGCCCGCTGCGGAACGACGTGTTTTGATTCGACGGTTGTATCTCGTGATGCTTGGCATTCCGCCATCACCGCAGCAGGTCGAGACATTCGTGACGGATGATAGTGACGATGCTTGGCAAACGCTTGTTGAACGTGTTCTTGCCAGTTCGCATTACGGTGAACGTTGGGCGACGTACTGGCTGGACCTGGTACGGTTCGGGGAGACGCATGGCTATGAAATGAATCGCGAGCGACCGACGGCGTGGCAGTATCGCGATTGGGTCATCCAGTCGCTGAACGACGACAAACCCTACAACGAATTCGTTCGCCAGCAGATCGCCGGTGATGCGCTGGGAGCGGACGTCGCTACAGGGTTCCTAGTGGCCGGTCCCGTCGATCAAGTCAAAGGTTCCGACCCGAAACTGCGACAGGCTCAGCGAATGAACGAGCTCGACGACATGATCAACACCACCGGCACAGCGTTTTTGGGACTGACGACTGGCTGCGCGCGTTGCCACAATCACAAATTCGATCCCATCAGCCAGCGCGATTACTACTCGATGCAAGCCGTGTTCGCCGGCGTCGAGCACGGTGATCGCTCGCTGCCGCCATCGCCGGAAACCAAACAGCAGATCGCGACGCTGGATGCGGAGATCGCAGAACTGAATGACCGGCTGAAGAAATTCATGGCCGAAGATGAATCGAAACTACGTCCGTCCGTCAACGCCAAGCAGAACGAAGAGGTCTTCGAGAAACGAAAAGCACGCTTCATTCGCTTCACGATTCAGAAAACCACTGGCGGCGCAGGCTGTATTGATGAGTTGGAAGTTTACGCTGAAGGAAGTAACGTTGCTCTGGCTGACTGCGGTGCCAAAGCGACATCGTCCGGCGACTTCGTGCATCCAAAACATAAACTGTTGCACATCAACGATGGACGTCACGGCAATGATCGCAGTTGGATTGTCGATTCTGCGAAAGGCGGCTGGGTCCAAATTGAACTCGCCGCACCGGCCATCATCGACCGCGTCGTCTGGGGCCGCGATCGTGACGGACATTTTGCCGACCGGTTGCCGATCGATTACCACATCGAATCCGCTGTGGAAGCGGGCCAATGGGAATTGTTAGCGTCATCGGCTGATCGAACAGCTTACTCGGGTAGCAAGCCTTCCGAGCCAGAGTATCAGTTCGCGAAGTTTCCGGATGCGGAAGCGGTGCAGGGTGAGACGTGGTTGAAG comes from the Rubripirellula reticaptiva genome and includes:
- a CDS encoding DUF1501 domain-containing protein, with the translated sequence MSISFSRRDFLQSAGGGLGGLALTAMLAGEGRAELHHAPKAKRVIQIFCPGGMSQVDTFDYKPELEKRTGKPFDPDGTLQFFASKPGNCQGSHWKFRQHGESGLWISDLFPKLATCVDDMAFIYSMHSKTALHGPACFMMNTGFALPGFPSMGSWVTYGLGSEADDLPAFVVLPDPRGLPPGGIINWGAGFLPAEHQATTLDTSNPTRPITDLFPPRDFAAANPEADRAGLAFLEQLNRMHIESRTANSELDARIKAYEMAARLQLSAPEVTDLSNETAATQQLYDIDHPETGSFGRQCLLARRLVQRGVRFVQIYCGAENTTAKKIRPNWDSHEDVVRDHGYWGAVLDTGASALLNDLKQQGMLDETLVICTTEFGRQPGAQGGQGKGRDHNAGAFTAWLAGGGIRGGSGYGATDELGFKAVQSPAYSYDLHATALHLLGVDHTRLTFYHNGIERRLTDVHGHVIREILRET
- a CDS encoding PSD1 and planctomycete cytochrome C domain-containing protein encodes the protein MKRRMSNQRLSALLFAVILACEVQAVDFTQDIEPIIQAHCIDCHGPDEQESLFRLDRLADMLSGGNSGEPAVVPGKPDESFLLKLIRHKETGKEMPPDESLSKGEIDLVEQWIADGATTPESYGPAKRKVDLSHWAFQPVKRSQASGIDKFVHDKLTDNDLTQSPAAERRVLIRRLYLVMLGIPPSPQQVETFVTDDSDDAWQTLVERVLASSHYGERWATYWLDLVRFGETHGYEMNRERPTAWQYRDWVIQSLNDDKPYNEFVRQQIAGDALGADVATGFLVAGPVDQVKGSDPKLRQAQRMNELDDMINTTGTAFLGLTTGCARCHNHKFDPISQRDYYSMQAVFAGVEHGDRSLPPSPETKQQIATLDAEIAELNDRLKKFMAEDESKLRPSVNAKQNEEVFEKRKARFIRFTIQKTTGGAGCIDELEVYAEGSNVALADCGAKATSSGDFVHPKHKLLHINDGRHGNDRSWIVDSAKGGWVQIELAAPAIIDRVVWGRDRDGHFADRLPIDYHIESAVEAGQWELLASSADRTAYSGSKPSEPEYQFAKFPDAEAVQGETWLKRLQTARDEKKELEGSTLVYAGTFSQPGPTHRLYRGERDAKREQVAPNAIEVFTSLNLSSDAPERDRRLALANWVASKDNPLTARVIVNRLWQFHFGTGIVDTPSDFGLNGTPPSDPELLDWMASELMAHDWSLKHIHRLILNSDTWRQSNRPNADAVRVDATSRLLWRFPPRRLEAEAIRDSILAVTGVLDLKNAGGLGFSPFEVEMENVRHYHAKKTFGPADWRRMIYMTKVRQEREQVFGAFDCPDASMVVPKRSRSTTPLQALNLLNSEFVMQQAELFARRLEKESDTRPEQIIRAWQLCFQRDPTDEELADSEAFIQQEGIQQFTRAMLNANEFVFIP